The Prunus dulcis chromosome 3, ALMONDv2, whole genome shotgun sequence genome segment acccaaagcccatttacaacataacaaaaaagcttttaacttcttataaattacaaaactgccatcaatttcttaaaacaagcccaaccccaaaatctcataaaaatacccaaagcactcaatagggcatcaaagtaatttaataatcaatattaaattcaataaggctagctatcattttttgggttttttttgggtttgtttatagaaattcaattgtgtagggtttatttataatattagtgctagaaatgggtatatcactaaatatctctttttacAATCCAGTTTCTTAGTTCGACGcagcaccaaacataggtcagCACTTAATCCAACTTAGACTAATCTGAGctaatccaagacagtcccaggatttagtccagtccatgacagtccGCCGTGCCAAACGGCCCCTAATGTAAAATGAGGATAGTTTCAAACGAGCTTTTATCTTCATGGAATTTGGGTTAACGAAATTGCCCTTTGCACtgtcaaagaaattgacaagtATATTAACTTGTCCTCGAACTACTACAAATACGAAACTACAATGGTAAAAGTGACAGAATTGAAACTACATGGTCAAAAATAGTTGAAGTGCCAAAGAAGTTCAATCTCATTTAAGAAAGATGCTACAATGAGGAGTTTAAAGTGAGAAGGCCAATCCCACcatcaaaacatttaaaatatttaagtcttattattatttttacattcGTTCGTGATAAGATTGACCTCTTCAAATAGCTCATCACTTTAAAATCCTCGTTATAACCTCTCGCCCATTTAGAGCCTTTCATTGGGCTTTCtctataagaaaaacaaatgaaaaaatgtCCACATCTTAAGATCTATgatccaaacccaaaaaagtcCACCAGAGTACCCCCAAGGTTTGATCACGTCGATTTATCAATACTCGGGTCAGTATTAGTATACTATagtccatctctctctccctctctttgtAGCAATGGCTGGACTTCGATTGGGGCCAGATGACTCGGAGCTATCGCAGCAGAGCCGAGCTGCTCCGGCCGATCTCATCTCCGACGACGACCGTTCCGTCGCCGCAGACTCATGGTCCATCAAGAGTGACTACGGAAGCACTCTCGACGACGACCAACGCCACGCCGACGCTGCCGAGGCCCTCTCCGCCGCTAACCTCCGCGCCCCCTCCGATTACAGGTTTAATTTCCGTCCACTTCCTGTTTGGTTTCCCAGAAAATCTTGTGAAGAAAATATTATGAAGACTAGGTTTCCCATTGCTTGTTGTATTTAGGCTTATTCTGGTTTTACAACCTCTGTTATAACTCAAGACTTCAGAGGAGGAGTGAGACTCTTTTAGTCaatgaattaattattatttttttaaagtgattaatttttcttttaataattattttctttttaatgttgTATGTATTGTGTTTGATGTTGTATGTGTGCAGTTCTGACAAGGAGGAACCAGATGCTGAAGGTGTGACATCAATGCTAGGTCTTCAGAGTTATTGGGATGCTGCATATGCAGATGAGTTGGCGAATTTTCGTGAACATGGTCATACTGGTGAAGTTTGGTAAGCTTGGTTTTAGTATGTAAGTCTGCAAATTAACTTGTCAATGCATTTGTTGTGGCTTTGGGGCACATCATAAAGCAGCTATATGGATTCAATTCATGTAGTTTGAAGTTTTCAGAGTCATAggaaatatttattcataagTCCTTTAGCCGGGATTAGACATGCTATATGTAGtaatataaatttttgaagttaaaaaaaaaaattcagatctTAAAAGTAATAAATGAAAGGAGTATTCAGTGAGAACGATTGACTTTGGTGTGAACTTAATACTTAAGAGCATCAGATGGTCTTTCATGAAGGACTTGGTAAACATACCAGTCCTCTATAAGTTACTGTGCAAAATGATGCATGCTTACTCTCTGCTTCATCATATGGTATTTGTCATGTTGGTAGAGAATCACAATGTACAAAAGTCTTGCAATTGGAATCTATGTTTTGGGCTACTTTATGGACTGTAAAGGATTTTGTAGTTCACTTCCAATTCTTTGTTTGATCATCTACTTATTTTCTACTCATATGATCACCATGGTTTTTGACCTAGGTACTTGTCATTCATTTGTTCTCTTTCAGCCTTTGTGGTTTCTTAGCAAGAATGAAAGTGGGAGAAGCATACAGGATTTATTTAGCCTAGGTGTCTTAGTGGGGGAGTGAAGGAAACATATCTTTTACAATTCGTTATTTCCTTTACTTATTCCTCAACAAAATATAAGAAagacagagaagagagaacTGTTCTTTTTGGGTGTTATTTAGAAATCCCCTAAAGTGTTTGAACgatgaaaatatgaaaagcAAATCTATTACaaaattccaaaagaaaatatttattacctaaatttctttgaaatattgaaatattACTGGCTTTATAATCACTTTTGGTTATGGTTAACcaaattttgtcaaaattgaacttatttttttaaaacccaattgagtgagcattttctattttagttCCACTTCTGTTAAAATGGGTAGATAATGTAAGACCTGGAGCATTTAGCAGTTCCCTGTGCTGTTTCTGTAGGTTTGGAGCTGATGTCATGGAAGTTGTTGCCTCTTGGACCAAAAACTTATGCATTGATATTTCTCGAGGTCGCATGCCAAATCATGTTGATAATATCAAGTCTGATCCTGTTGAACAAGGTGATAAGTATCTTTCAGATTGGAGTGTACTTGACATTGGGACTGGCAATGGATTGCTACTTCAAGAACTTTCCAAGCAAGGGtattctttgattttttcaattttatctgGTATTATATGTTGAGCTAAGTTGAAAGTCCTGTATGCAGGCAGATTCAATTCAAAACTAAGTGAACCATATCTCAAATAATGTCTAGATTGGAAATATAggggttttgttttaaaattcaCAAGTTGCCCATAGGTGGAGGTGTCAGCATGTGTATGACACATGGTTAATGTGAATAATTACGTTTAGATTCCATAGAGTGATGTAGCagtgatgaaaataaaatctaaaataAATCGATAccatgaaaataaaatctaaaatcAATCGATACCGAACATGAGGGAAGTGTGTGGCATTTCGATCCTCCAAGAATCAATCTTGTCTTAAAGAGTGAGCATGATTTGTTGGAAATGTACATGGATCCTTTAATTTTCGTCTTCAATGCATTTGTTGCTAAATTTAACAGACTCACTAAAGTCAATTAAAATGGTCTTTCTCATAGTTACCTGGTACAGGGAATGAGAGGGTATGTGGAACAGGAACGGGTTCGGGGTAAGATAGTTTCTACGGTACGGGATTCGAAGGGGTAGGCATAGACGGTACGGTATTTTGGGTCGCAATTTGTGTAACTTTTTAATTCGGTAcgatatttattttataaatactcatatatatatatatacagtcctgatctcttggacccctgtagtccaagagatttatggtcactcaccgttggatgtaaattcaacggttcactcatttatgacttgaattgggtaataatcatttatgtcatattgcatttatatatatcattttgaaccattggattaatatccaacggtgggtgaccacaatctcttggactcctgtggtccaagagatcgggactgtatatatataatatgaaaaGAGATGCACTTTAATGGATTTATCAGTATATGAATGTGGTAGGCatgatatttataatacaatagGCAAACAGGCatgatatttataatacaatagGCAAACAGGCATGATATTTATAGTATAGTAGGCATGATGTTTATGGGGTCTAATCTACCGATCCATGTGTGGAGTATATTAGGCAAACAATAGGACTGTGTGTGCAGTATCTGTTCTTCACAGGTACTGTTATGCTACTTAACGAATTTGGTTCATTAAATCTATTGATCCAGGCTGCTTACGTACCGTGAATTGTTATACCCGACCCAGTTCGAAATATGGGCTTTCtttaataaacaaatttaaaagctATGCCTCAGGAATGCCCATtgcttttttcctttgttttatttcttttcccttgTTGGAGGGTAGGGGCGAAGGGGTGGGAGTGTTGTCAACAAAAGTGTGAGTCAAAGATTTCACGAACTTTTAGTCAATGACTTGAAttccatttgtttttctaaatgGCCACATTGACCataatgaatgaaattatTGGTGTTTTGGGTTCAGGTTTTCGGATTTAACTGGAACCGATTATAGTGAAGGAGCGATTGACCTTGCTCGAAGCCTTGCAGGTCGTGTTGGATTACCCAACATTCATTTTTTGGTatgccttttcttttggccaatttTTTCTGGTATGTctaaacattgaaaaaatatCAGATTAGAACCTAATGTCTTCTATAATCCCTTGGGACATCTCTATATTTTTAGTGAATGAAATGGAATTTCTCATCTATCTACTTGGTAAGTTTGTGGAGTGCTTTTTCCCCTTGTACCTGCTGAACATGGGAATAAGCAATAATTTATAAACATCTGCATGGAATTTTCTAAATTAAATCACCAGATATGCATTATTGACTATGATAAACTTGTTATTCTTTCCATTAGTTGGAGTTAAATCTATACAAGCAATGTAGAACAAGTATTTATATGAGGCTGAATTTCTGTAATTGGTTCTTTAGCATTATTGTCTTCAGAATCCTGGCTTGTGTATACTGTTTCTTTGatactttgttttttcaataatttaaactGAATTGCGtcacatttattttttaggttgaTGATGTTCTAGACACCAAGTTGGAAAGGCAGTTTCAACTTGTTGGGGACAAAGGAACCTTAGATGCCATTGGATTGCATCCAGATGGTTCTATCAAAAGGTAAAGGCCAGTTTAGTCTGCATTGCTGCATTTGCTCTCTTAAGATCattaatcttttcttttctattttctgaTTGATATTTCCTCAGTTTCTGTATTAATGATTAGTTCAGTTCATCTAATTGCTTGTCTTTATTGAATAGAGGGAAACTAGAGTGAGATAGATTGTGTTTTTGTTATACAGGGTAATGTATTGGGATTCAGTTTCAAGATTGGTGGCTCCTGGTGGAGTATTGGTGAGCATCTTCACTTTGTCTAGTACTTGTTACTCAAAGTTGCACTCAACTTTATTTAGGGCATGTTTTTGAAAGTGCTAAAGTAGGAAGTTAGAGTATATAAACTATTTCATTATGAACACAGCTGCTTCTCACACATTCACTTTGAAAGTGCTTTTTGATGAGGCACCTAATAGTTCTTTTTTAAGCCAAAAGCATTTTGTGTTCTGCCGAACAATATCGGAAGCACTTTTGGATATTTGAATCATCCCCAAACACACCCTAAAACCATATAAGATTTTAACATTTGCACCATcattcttcttatttttgttattatttttaaaatttctcttTGTCaagttcttgtttcttttgacACTACCTGATATTTCCATTGCCTTGCGGAACACCATTGTAGGTGATCACATCATGTAACAGCACAAAAGATGAATTGGTGCAAGAAGTGGAAAGTTTCAATCAAAGGAGTGTGACCCAGGAACATGATGAAACACCCAAAGATAAGTTCCAATACCTTAGTCATGTCCGCACATATCCGACATTCATGTTCGGTGGATCTGTAGGATCACGTGTTGCCACTGTGGCATTTCTCCGAAACTGAATCACTAATCCTTGCGAGTAACATGGTTTGACGCGGTTCATGCATTTGTGTGTGCACACCGAGAAATGTACTGACTTGtgcaagttcttttatttgtttgaaaaccatGAAACTCTCTGATTCATTTTAAGCTATTTCTTCTTTGTCAGGGTTTCTGCTATGCAAAGTTTATACATAAAATGTACATTTTATTGCTTAGTTGCTAGTATGAATGTATTTTGGTTAAATAGCTATTTTACATATTAGATTTTCCTATTCTCTATCCTTTGGAATTCAACTACCTTCTCTGCGAGAGATGAgcttaaaaatttatttagtatAATATctattttacttcttttttcatttaaaaaattgaaagaatgaAATCATCTTTTACtctgtccttttcttttcttccctttcCCTTTTCCACATTAGGTGGAAAATCCGAAGACCTTTTAGTGTCAAAAAGACTCTAGATGAATTGGATTGCTCCAAGATCTGGAGACCTAGTCTTCCTTGACCTAGAGTTTAAGGAacctgtgttttttttttcccaaacctCTGCGTGAGAGAGTTGCTTTATTTAACAGTCTAAATAATTTTTCGACTCTTGGTGCGAGAGAGTTTGGGAGCCAAGTGTTTGAGAAAGGAATTGTTCTCTTCTCCACTTAGTTGGGCCCTTTCATCATGTGATTCTAAATCTAAAATGTCGGTGATTTTCTACAACCCCCTTAAAGGATCAAGTGTTTAGGAACGAACCTAGTGATGTGCTTGTCAAGTGTTTATAGTGATTTTGGTATTTGAAGTCTCAGAATGACCTGTCAAGTTGCTTTTTGTGTAGTTGATGCATGGCCAGGAAACTGGGGTTGGATGTAGGCAAGAGGCTGAGCCACCTAAACGTCTCTTTttacttattttaattttttgtatgaGTTTATGTTTGTTTGATCCTTTCATTTTCGAGCCTTATAACATGTTGGGTATCCTTGATCTGCTTTGTTTGCTTCAGCTGTGGTGTGAATTTCCATTGGGCTAGATCCCGTTGGCAGAAGAGATAGGGTTATATGTTCACAATTAGGGTGAGAAATTTGGAAGACCTATTTACCTAAGTCTAGGTAGTTTTCCAGCATTGTGCCGAAATAAGATAAAAACACTATGTCAAAAGGTATAACAATCAACTTGGTCTAGCAATTTTTACGCTTTGTTAGTTACGTAATCTCGAGTTCACATGTTCTTATCAAAGATGTTACACAATGAAAAAAACAGTTTTAAAATTTACTTACAAAACTAGTTAGGATCGAACACATTTTGCGAAAATATATCATTCAATCAGACCATTAGGGTTAGCAAACGTACCTTAAGACCAAGTTAGTATATTGGTCTAGCAATCGTTTAGATCTTAACAAACATTTGCCCTCATTGATTTGGTATATTTGGTAAAGCTCTTGATATAAATactaaacaaattaaactatAGTTGACTCTAGTATATAACTAGTTGCACTCCAAGAATCAAGAGAACTTTTTACAAAAGCCATAAACCTAAATCAAAGCAACGATTACAGTTACTCCTTGTCAAACAAATTCATTCACATATTATCTTGAGAACATTGACCACATACAATCCAACAACACAAAGTCATTAAATTGACCCTCTAGCCTTCCCCAtcactcctctctctctctctctctctctctctctctctctctctctctctggggTGTACaagatccaatccaatatGCCCAAGTCGATTGatccaattcaatccaatccaatttcaATCGGTTTCGATGATTTGgcagattggattggattcgtaattttcaaaactgacatgattggattggatgacgGATTTGCTTATGagaatccaatccaatatagTTAGTTTTATGCTTATTTTGCTCTTGTAGGTATTTGTAGTTGAAAATGTTATGAATAATTTAAGTCATTTAATGAAGTTATGTCTGATATAAtataatcaaaacaattttctctagtatttcatttatatttacatttatatctattaatatgtttgattAGATTAAACTTAAGGATAAATGTTTATTATTGTCTTTTTCCATTATAAAAATCaataatccaatccaatctaatATCAATTGAATCGGATcggattggattgaatttaaatatctaACATGATTGGATCATATTGAAAAAATCACAATCCAATTTATAGTGGATCGGATACAGATTGACTAAACCGACGTACACTCCTACTCTCTCTCATTGGTCAACAAGATGTGGTGGCACGCCTCTagctactctctctctctctctctctctctatactAATCTTTGGTTTCGCCTTTGTTCTTTGCATCATTCTTATGCCTCTCCTACTTAATATGAACCATTGTGTAAATTTTGATTCTCGTAGCATATATGTTTCTGTTTTGATTGCTATTTAAACCATATGAATGCTTAAATGAATGTAACAGACTCAAATTTAATCGGATACTATGGAATTGATTGAGAATTATTGTTTCGTTGCAGCATGATTCTACCTAAATGAGGAAAGATAGCTTGAGGCTTTTTTTTGGGCCTGTCTACATTTTAGATGTAATCAATGGCATGTTATACTTGGGATTTTTAACTGGATAGAACCCATAAAAGAAACTGATAGTTTTACCATtgttctggttttttttttgttttttttaaattttttatttttttataatttaaaaataatggcTAATGCCCATTAATCACAGCGAAATTATGGTTTTTGCTAAGGATTAAACAATGGCTAATATTGAGATTTTGAAGCAGTGAGGATTGCTAAACTTGAGCGGGAGTGTTTACATGAGTTGCAAGGTGATTTGTTACATTTTCCATAGTTTATCTATTAAGtgcaattaaaaattaattacgTTTATTGTAGCTTGCTCAATGTAATATTGTTTCGCTTTTATGAGGAAGAATAATATTAGAAAATTCTCAAATACCAttgtttgaaaatttatacaagaTGAATATAACTAATTTGAAAGGAAACAATTGTTGATAGAGATTCTAAGTTCAAATCTCATGAACGAGAACTAACGAATAAAATATAGTCAAATAAGTCGACTAGAGAGAtgtatagtttttttttttttttttttacaaagatATGTATATTTATCATTATTGATTCAAATTTACCTAGAGTGGAACAAGGACAAGGCAGAGAGTTGCAGAAATttcttgggtttttatttttgggaagCTGGGTTTTGAATTGTGGATGTTTTTTGTTTCCGGGATGGTGATGGTGGTTCGATTGGGTGGTGTTGTTCTTGGTGTCGATATGCCGTTTGACTGGGTGGTGGTGGATTTGATGGTGGAGGTTGTGGCAGTTTGACTATGGTGGGGGTTTGATTCAAGCCAATGATGAATGATCTTCCATTAAATCTGCTTTCTTGAAAACACAGAAAACGTTTGACGTTTTCAGAGTCtaagggccagtttggcattgttgtgctgtgaaataatcgctgtcagatttactgtgagagaaatcaagTGTGAGATAAATCAATTTGGGGTttagtaaactttttgttaaaagtgttgttggtacaATAATCAGTTTTTAAGTGTATGGTAAATTTTGTTGTGAAAGTGCTTTGAGCTGTGTATAATGATTAAAAAGGGCATTATGTTGAAATGACTCTTTTGTTTAAGTGTTTTATAGAAAGGAAAgcactttcattttcacttatatgtattttttgtattaaatttgTTTCCATTGCAccctaaaaattaatttaattataaaattaaataaaaattatgttaaaaattaaatatttatattcaaaTGCTCTAAACTAATGTTTCAAGTTAAATCCAATATAttccattaaaaataaatattctgtcaatgaaacaaagaaacaaaaataagaacaacaaataaataaataaataaaaatcaacatCAACAACTTTTGAAgttaaaaccctagaaattaaagagaaagGGTGAAGAatgaaatttataattaaaaccctagaaattaaagagaaataaggaagaatgaaattgagaagaaataaacataatatgcCTCTTACCTGAGTCTTGTGGCTTTTCAAGAGTGTGCTTAAATTTattcaacaataaaaaaataataggaaGAATAGAAGAGATTCAAGAGAAGAGATTGCGTGAAATAGATTGTGGTATTTTCGGAAGTttgtaaatttcattaaaccTAGTGTCTCTTCGAAATTGATTCCaacataatcagaaaataaaagcacctcattagctgttttcccttatagctttctctcataacaaattttaacaataaatgattttctcatagtttaccaaataGGTTGAcattcccaaatttttttaaaaatcacttatcaccctaaataagcaatgccaaacgggCACTAAGGCATAATTTCAGATTcgttttccaaatttttatttttattttggaaacaATCCACCAAATAGATATTCAAtatgttttttgagtttgaaaataGAAAACGGTGCTTAAAAAAGGATACCGAACGGCAACTTCCTACTTAATTGATTTCTTTCCTGTCCAAACACTAAGAAGTAATTTCGGTTATTTACACAATACAAAGACGTTACTCGCATTTGTATATCTTCTGCTTGCTGTTTGGGGTGAACCAATCTGAATACCAACCCTAATACATCGATCAGCCTCTCAATATACAATGTCGCAATGGTGCCAAGTATACAATTTAAGAGACAATGCTGTATCTTCGAAGTATATGAGTCGTCTTTTGGAGTAATAGGGGAAGATGTCGATATTCCTCGTTGTAAAAGatcaaaaaaatcatcatcttcatccacagaatattaatatcatcatcaaagttgaagaagaatatcaatattgacgaTCTACCAGAGGTTTTGTTGGTTGAAATTTTATGTCGCTTTCCTTGTAATAAATTTGCTATTAGATGCAAGTGTGTTCCAAGCGCTAGTGCCCTACCATCTCCAATCCTTTATTTATTCGCAACTTTTTGTGTCTCCAAAATCATAAGTGTTTGTGTAAATTTCCGCGTGGGGAATATTCACATGTAGATTCTTCACCTTTctatcttccttctctctcttcctcgattcatGCGAAATAAATatgagtaaatagaccacacccgggagtgttggccaaaggccctcagatgcctaagttagttcaattggatttttgagatAAGAAATGGCAATAGCTAAAATAGATGGAGTTTTCTCTCATAGAGAGAGCCAGATGGCCGGAGTGGTGTGTGGTGGCACTTAGCCatgtgaggagagagagaggggcaatggcaaggagagagagagagaggtttttttGTAGGGTATTCGAATTGAGTTTTGAATTACCTTGAATGTCTTGTGTTTATAGCCTTTTTGTGTGCTAGGGTTTTAGGAGTATAATCTTTATTTGGTTAAGAttatttttcccccaaaagatGATAGAAATTACTCTAAGAGATTTGGTGGAGATTGGTTCCTTGATTTAGGGGGATATTCCTATCTTAAACCAAAGATAATTTCCCTAATTAAATAGGAATTAATTAGGGTAATTAGTTAGACCTAAAGAATATTCATTTTCCAAGTGTCGTATTCTTATTGGCCGGTGAAATATATGCTCTTACAAAtgcccccagcttctgcatggcgcttGTGAGACATGGAGGAGATGAGAAATATTTACCGAGCTCTCCAACTGCATTTGGCTTTCTTCTTTGAGTTGAGCTCCTTTTGTGAGTTGGGCTCATAATTGGAGTAGGCTTTTGACTTCTTCTTGGAGCAGTGGGAATAGACTTGTGATTCCTCCTTGACTTAAGATGCCTAAcctttataaatataaagtgTCTCTTCACTCCTCTTCAAATTGCAAACTTGTCATCCTCTACTTTTTAACTAGTGAGAGAGATTTGAAGAAGTGTACTTCTTGTTGAGGAGAGGAATCGCCGAGCACACCAAGGTAGGtcgaatttatttatttttcttcttttttctttgtggcGAGGACCGACTGGATGGGCCCGCTAGTTGTCATCGCGACCGACGCTAGTAGTGGTGTCGCGATGTCTATCGTGGCCGCTGCTGGAGCAGCTGTAGTgaatttctcttcttcttttttcttcacttcCGAAGAGGAATAACACGGTGGGCTCGACTGGTTGCCGCTATGATGTAATAGCTGGAGCGATGAGAGCTTCGGTAGGCTATGAcaacaatttctttttcccagGGTGTGCATTACGGGCCTGGCTGTTAGACAGCACCCTTTGCTATGGTTCAACAGCTAGGCTGTGTTGTGTTTTCTTCTGCAGGTGCTGGTGGAAGTCTCCGAGCAGCAACTATGGTTGTAGTGGTTGCCTGATGTGGCTATTgacaattgttttgttttgttttgtgtttttttttttggttgaagcCGAGTTGCTCCGTGACCTGTTGGACTGGTTGCGGTTTGACTCGGGCTGAGGTGCTACTTTGACGAGTCGGGCCACGTGGCCTTCTCGTTATATGACTTAcaattttcttccctttttacAGCTATTCATTGACCATGTCCTCCAATGACGATAGTCGTTCACCAAGTTCGCAAGTGCCTTTGTGCCTGTGTGGTGTT includes the following:
- the LOC117622796 gene encoding EEF1A lysine methyltransferase 2, translating into MAGLRLGPDDSELSQQSRAAPADLISDDDRSVAADSWSIKSDYGSTLDDDQRHADAAEALSAANLRAPSDYSSDKEEPDAEGVTSMLGLQSYWDAAYADELANFREHGHTGEVWFGADVMEVVASWTKNLCIDISRGRMPNHVDNIKSDPVEQGDKYLSDWSVLDIGTGNGLLLQELSKQGFSDLTGTDYSEGAIDLARSLAGRVGLPNIHFLVDDVLDTKLERQFQLVGDKGTLDAIGLHPDGSIKRVMYWDSVSRLVAPGGVLVITSCNSTKDELVQEVESFNQRSVTQEHDETPKDKFQYLSHVRTYPTFMFGGSVGSRVATVAFLRN